A section of the Methanosarcina mazei S-6 genome encodes:
- a CDS encoding DUF1638 domain-containing protein codes for MPIMSIISCKIMQDEIIWILENDSSIDETIIIDSENILEFVEKLDKVNLQYKVLSLEDISSLAEIRSECKNYTVMIHLMELGLHRSPKELKIKVYETIKTLAPFSSGILLFYGLCGNVLGDVEKDFERSSTSCPVRILKDKDHRIVDDCIGATVGGVNNYLRILKSVSDAGTYLFTPMYSKGWRELLDLNKLNKDPSKALKLMKKTHEMIGYKRVAKINTGLEYTENFDASIQEFAELFDFEILEFDDGNQKIFEDCYNELKAEL; via the coding sequence ATGCCTATTATGAGTATTATTTCATGCAAGATAATGCAGGACGAAATTATCTGGATTCTTGAAAATGACTCTTCCATTGATGAGACCATTATAATTGATAGTGAAAATATCCTGGAATTCGTAGAAAAACTGGATAAAGTAAACCTCCAGTATAAAGTGCTATCCCTGGAAGATATTTCCTCACTTGCAGAAATCAGAAGTGAATGCAAAAACTACACAGTTATGATTCATCTGATGGAACTGGGTCTTCATAGAAGTCCTAAAGAATTGAAAATCAAGGTATATGAGACTATAAAGACTCTTGCTCCTTTTTCTTCGGGAATTTTGCTCTTTTACGGATTGTGTGGGAATGTGCTGGGAGATGTTGAAAAAGATTTCGAGCGCAGTTCAACCTCATGTCCGGTCCGTATTCTTAAAGACAAGGATCACAGGATTGTAGATGACTGTATAGGAGCTACTGTGGGAGGAGTTAATAACTATCTAAGGATACTTAAAAGTGTCAGTGACGCTGGAACATATCTTTTTACCCCCATGTACAGCAAGGGCTGGAGGGAACTGCTTGACCTGAATAAGCTAAACAAAGACCCCTCAAAAGCATTGAAATTAATGAAAAAAACCCATGAAATGATAGGTTACAAAAGGGTTGCAAAGATTAACACCGGACTTGAATACACTGAGAATTTCGATGCTTCTATTCAAGAATTTGCAGAGTTATTTGATTTCGAAATCCTGGAATTTGATGACGGCAATCAGAAAATTTTTGAAGATTGCTATAACGAACTCAAAGCGGAACTTTAG
- a CDS encoding DUF1699 family protein, with translation MRIRVVSSREEIFTLNPNERIVHLAFRPSNKDIFGLVETCPKIEVIQLPKSYMRTVSKSIEMFLQMQRIQLLEGDVWGHRKDINEYYAIPSSVIDKIKEMKNEGKSIEEIEKKVARESKLNPEMVAYILNKEVSS, from the coding sequence ATGAGAATAAGAGTGGTTAGTTCAAGGGAAGAAATTTTTACACTTAATCCGAATGAGCGTATTGTTCACCTGGCTTTCAGGCCGTCTAATAAGGACATCTTCGGACTGGTTGAAACCTGCCCGAAGATTGAGGTAATCCAGTTACCCAAATCCTATATGCGGACGGTTTCAAAGTCCATAGAGATGTTCCTTCAGATGCAGAGGATCCAGCTCCTTGAAGGGGATGTCTGGGGACACAGGAAAGATATAAACGAATACTATGCAATTCCGTCTTCAGTGATCGATAAGATAAAAGAAATGAAGAATGAAGGAAAATCCATTGAGGAAATTGAGAAAAAAGTTGCAAGGGAAAGTAAACTGAACCCTGAAATGGTCGCTTATATACTTAACAAGGAAGTTTCTAGCTGA
- the folP gene encoding dihydropteroate synthase → MVINTDICGIKVGDQYPAHVMGIINLSPESFYNGSIISPDSTLETAQKMVEDGATFLDIGARSTWRFSEPISRKEELDRLLPVLEALEGNVDAVVSVDTMFSEIAEEVLKRGAQVINDVSGFTADPRMMEVVADNGCPAVVMASKKAPGDLLGMDAIIEALDSIIQAAESRGIASESLILDPAIGRWMDEKQPMYDFETLDDFERLKIFEKPLLAALSRKSFIGEVLGKPADERLYGSLAAAAIAVYKGAHIIRTHDVPATSDVVRLSGALRSRTSVVKEGRYEVSVLEVKTPQDAGIAMRNIGATRVGSQVMQGKSVHLVLKIRNLTTTEALIIKQEMLARGGDAALARDAVSHETEATDVLVMGTLLQFERLARKLDGQARSLPLIAEMIRECISNRTNLEYRYLR, encoded by the coding sequence ATGGTAATTAATACTGATATTTGCGGTATAAAAGTAGGAGACCAGTATCCTGCACATGTAATGGGTATTATTAATCTGAGCCCTGAGTCTTTTTACAATGGTTCAATTATAAGTCCTGACTCTACACTTGAGACCGCCCAAAAAATGGTTGAAGACGGAGCAACTTTCCTGGACATAGGTGCCCGGTCAACATGGCGCTTTTCAGAACCTATTAGCAGAAAAGAAGAACTTGACCGCTTACTTCCCGTGCTTGAAGCTCTGGAAGGCAATGTGGACGCTGTGGTCTCAGTTGATACCATGTTTTCCGAAATAGCAGAGGAAGTTCTTAAAAGAGGGGCACAGGTCATAAACGATGTTTCCGGCTTTACGGCGGATCCCAGGATGATGGAAGTGGTGGCAGACAACGGCTGTCCGGCTGTGGTTATGGCTTCCAAAAAAGCCCCCGGAGACCTCCTGGGCATGGATGCCATTATTGAAGCCCTTGATTCCATTATACAGGCTGCTGAGTCCAGGGGCATAGCGTCTGAAAGCCTCATCCTTGACCCTGCGATAGGAAGATGGATGGACGAGAAGCAGCCCATGTACGACTTTGAGACTTTGGACGATTTCGAGCGCCTTAAGATCTTTGAAAAACCTCTGCTTGCAGCCCTTTCAAGAAAATCCTTCATAGGTGAAGTCCTTGGAAAGCCGGCAGATGAAAGGCTCTATGGCAGCCTGGCTGCAGCGGCGATTGCTGTCTATAAAGGCGCACATATTATCCGTACACACGATGTACCTGCAACTTCTGACGTTGTCAGGCTTTCAGGAGCCCTGAGGAGCCGCACAAGTGTTGTAAAGGAAGGCAGGTATGAAGTTTCGGTGCTTGAAGTGAAAACCCCGCAGGACGCGGGCATTGCAATGAGAAATATCGGAGCCACAAGAGTCGGTTCACAGGTTATGCAGGGAAAAAGCGTTCATCTTGTTTTAAAAATAAGGAACCTTACAACCACGGAAGCTCTGATAATTAAACAGGAGATGCTTGCAAGGGGAGGAGATGCAGCCCTCGCCAGGGATGCTGTTTCCCATGAAACGGAAGCTACCGATGTTCTTGTTATGGGAACCCTGCTGCAATTTGAGCGTCTTGCACGTAAACTGGATGGGCAGGCCCGTTCTTTGCCGCTTATCGCCGAGATGATTCGCGAATGCATATCTAATCGGACTAACCTGGAATACAGATATTTGAGGTAA
- a CDS encoding TetR/AcrR family transcriptional regulator: MKDINQTNQQILYYARNFLQCRGYNGFSYKDISQKLGIKNAAIHNYYPKKEDLVAALLEDSRKKLAENIAQIVESGGSAREQLQYYFDYALKEFDEGKSICPPGSVILDFEELPEKVKKQNLLLLDDILTWISGVLKAGLEQGEFSFSDSVEARAELVVEALMGARQLSSIKGRKTLVRSISLIKSDLGWKN; the protein is encoded by the coding sequence ATGAAAGATATAAACCAGACCAATCAACAGATACTCTACTACGCAAGGAATTTTCTGCAATGCAGAGGTTATAACGGATTCAGTTACAAAGATATCTCTCAGAAATTGGGAATAAAAAATGCAGCAATTCATAATTACTATCCCAAAAAAGAAGATCTGGTTGCAGCCCTGCTTGAAGACAGCAGAAAGAAATTAGCTGAAAATATTGCACAAATAGTTGAATCTGGAGGCTCAGCCCGTGAGCAACTTCAATACTATTTTGATTATGCGTTGAAGGAGTTTGATGAAGGCAAAAGTATCTGCCCTCCAGGCTCTGTGATTCTCGATTTTGAAGAACTTCCTGAGAAAGTTAAAAAGCAGAATCTGTTACTGCTGGATGATATCTTGACCTGGATATCTGGAGTTCTTAAAGCCGGTCTGGAACAGGGAGAATTTAGTTTTTCTGATTCTGTAGAAGCACGTGCAGAATTAGTAGTTGAAGCCTTAATGGGTGCCAGGCAACTATCCAGCATTAAAGGGAGAAAAACACTCGTGAGATCCATTTCTTTAATTAAATCCGACCTTGGGTGGAAAAATTGA
- a CDS encoding DUF1638 domain-containing protein produces MSVLSIIACEMLEDELVYVLSKDQNAVRLILVENRQCFRFVRKLKSGNCQARIFPPERISFFIKQMNRPASMKIPNFLLKFPFFGKIHENMKEKNRETITVVVNILKLGLHADCDLLKSEIYRNMKEMVEFSDGILIFYGNCGRPLRGLEAEFKDFNCPLYFLEDEKGNIVDDCISIALGGNDNYAEVMQSGNGTGMIYLTPMWASSWKEMRMEPGDTSDFNVSFLKRHYRKVVKISNEISMGSEFDKNVLNYARTFDMSIIEMKGSMEIAMKSYMNARNGICKKDPIQKSS; encoded by the coding sequence ATGTCTGTACTCAGCATAATTGCCTGTGAAATGCTTGAAGACGAACTTGTTTATGTCCTCTCAAAAGATCAGAACGCAGTACGTTTGATCCTGGTTGAAAACAGGCAATGTTTCAGGTTTGTTAGAAAACTTAAATCCGGAAATTGCCAGGCCAGGATTTTTCCTCCGGAAAGGATATCTTTTTTCATAAAACAGATGAATCGTCCCGCATCCATGAAAATTCCCAATTTTCTATTGAAGTTTCCATTTTTTGGGAAAATACATGAGAATATGAAAGAAAAGAACAGAGAAACAATCACCGTAGTGGTAAACATTCTGAAGCTTGGCCTGCATGCAGATTGTGACCTTTTAAAGTCTGAAATCTACCGAAATATGAAGGAAATGGTAGAATTTTCAGATGGAATTCTTATATTTTATGGGAACTGCGGACGCCCGTTAAGGGGCCTGGAAGCTGAGTTCAAAGATTTTAATTGCCCTCTCTATTTTCTCGAAGATGAAAAAGGAAATATTGTAGATGACTGTATCAGCATAGCTCTTGGAGGCAACGATAATTATGCTGAGGTTATGCAGAGTGGGAACGGCACAGGTATGATATACCTGACACCTATGTGGGCTTCCAGCTGGAAAGAAATGAGAATGGAACCTGGTGACACTTCTGACTTCAATGTAAGCTTTTTGAAAAGACATTATAGAAAGGTTGTCAAAATAAGTAATGAGATTTCTATGGGAAGCGAATTTGATAAAAATGTCTTAAATTATGCCCGGACTTTTGATATGAGTATTATTGAAATGAAAGGCAGTATGGAAATTGCAATGAAGTCCTATATGAATGCCAGGAACGGAATCTGCAAAAAAGATCCGATTCAGAAAAGCAGCTGA
- a CDS encoding methylenetetrahydrofolate reductase C-terminal domain-containing protein — protein sequence MIITSAKPFEEILDMLKDEDNIFIVGCNVCAAKLKTGGEPEVREMCRKLEESGKHVVGWSLPTAACSIRSYDSLVEKSEKINDASCVLVMGCGSGVSAVATVVDLPIYGSNNTLSLGGSSGGKLLSDQCVMCGDCTISQYGGLCPKSQCPKALLNGPCGGSVEGMCEVNRDKDCVWYLIYDRLNKINRLDLLYVTHAPQEHGTK from the coding sequence ATGATCATAACTTCAGCAAAACCCTTTGAAGAAATCCTGGACATGTTAAAAGACGAAGATAATATTTTTATTGTCGGATGCAACGTGTGCGCTGCAAAACTGAAGACAGGAGGAGAACCTGAAGTCCGGGAGATGTGCAGAAAACTTGAAGAGAGCGGAAAGCATGTGGTGGGCTGGTCTCTCCCGACCGCTGCTTGCAGCATACGTTCTTATGATTCTCTTGTCGAAAAAAGCGAGAAAATAAATGACGCAAGCTGTGTTCTTGTTATGGGCTGCGGTAGTGGAGTTTCTGCTGTTGCGACTGTTGTGGACCTGCCTATATACGGTTCAAACAACACGCTTTCGCTTGGCGGCTCCAGTGGAGGAAAATTGCTTTCTGACCAGTGTGTTATGTGCGGGGACTGTACTATAAGTCAGTACGGGGGGCTCTGTCCGAAATCTCAGTGCCCCAAAGCCCTTCTCAACGGACCCTGCGGAGGGTCTGTGGAAGGGATGTGTGAGGTCAACAGGGATAAAGACTGTGTCTGGTATCTTATTTATGATCGTCTGAATAAAATAAACAGGCTGGATCTTCTTTATGTCACCCATGCTCCCCAGGAACATGGGACTAAATAA
- a CDS encoding bifunctional methylenetetrahydrofolate dehydrogenase/methenyltetrahydrofolate cyclohydrolase has translation MLDESYESRIIDGKVLAQQVEEEVRSGVEDLESNRGITPGLATILVGDDPASKMYVRLKHRACERVGIRAEDFLLPADSTQEELLALIDSLNNNKDVHGILLQLPLPEHFSPQEAMEAISPAKDADGFHPYNMGKLMIGDEGLVPCTPHGVIRALEEYNVPVKGKNAVIVGHSNVVGKPMAAMLLNRNASVSVCHIFTDDLKKYTLGADILVVAAGVKHLIKADMVKEGAVIFDVGITKEEDGVYGDVDFENVIKKASLITPVPGGVGPLTVAMLMKHVLMCAEKSL, from the coding sequence TTGTTAGATGAAAGCTATGAGTCACGTATCATAGATGGAAAAGTCCTTGCACAGCAGGTCGAAGAAGAGGTAAGGTCAGGAGTAGAAGACCTTGAAAGCAACAGGGGAATTACTCCCGGGCTTGCCACCATCCTTGTAGGGGATGACCCTGCATCAAAGATGTATGTCCGCCTGAAGCACAGAGCCTGTGAGCGTGTGGGCATAAGAGCAGAAGACTTCCTTCTTCCTGCAGATTCTACCCAGGAAGAACTTCTTGCCCTGATCGATTCCCTTAACAATAACAAGGATGTGCACGGCATCCTGCTTCAGCTGCCTTTGCCAGAGCATTTCTCTCCGCAGGAAGCAATGGAAGCCATATCTCCTGCAAAGGATGCAGACGGTTTTCATCCCTATAATATGGGAAAACTCATGATAGGGGATGAAGGGCTTGTCCCATGTACTCCGCACGGGGTAATCAGGGCACTCGAAGAGTATAATGTGCCTGTCAAGGGGAAAAATGCGGTTATTGTCGGACACAGCAATGTTGTGGGAAAACCAATGGCAGCAATGCTTCTTAATAGAAATGCAAGCGTTTCTGTCTGCCACATCTTCACCGATGACCTGAAGAAATACACCCTTGGTGCCGATATCCTTGTTGTTGCAGCAGGAGTCAAACACCTTATTAAAGCCGACATGGTTAAGGAAGGGGCTGTAATTTTCGATGTGGGAATCACCAAAGAAGAGGACGGTGTATACGGGGACGTGGATTTCGAAAATGTAATCAAAAAAGCTTCCCTTATCACTCCCGTCCCTGGCGGTGTAGGACCCCTGACAGTTGCCATGCTTATGAAGCACGTACTTATGTGTGCTGAGAAAAGCCTTTAA
- a CDS encoding methylenetetrahydrofolate reductase, producing MLFNFREKLNSRKFLVTAEVSPPKGTRFSASLEDASQLKGIADALNVTDNQCSIMHMSSLAFSKLLLDEGHEPIMQLTCRDRNRIGLQSDLLGAYALGIRNICLMTGDYPTCGDHPGSKPVYDVDSVQLIELVRKLDTGVDFAGNKLDGGTSFCAGAVSGIDPEKTMQLIKLQKKVKCGADFIQTQAVYDIGMFEEFMDAVNYLEVPVIAGLIPLKSLGMAEFMNKNISGIHVPEEIMLRMKDASSPMEEGLLIASETIKELTKLSRGIHVMPIGSHRNTARLLSLAGISQK from the coding sequence ATGCTTTTTAATTTTCGTGAAAAACTGAATTCCAGAAAATTTCTGGTTACTGCTGAAGTTTCTCCTCCCAAGGGTACAAGATTCTCAGCTTCTCTGGAAGATGCCAGCCAGTTAAAAGGTATTGCAGATGCTCTTAATGTTACGGATAATCAGTGTTCAATTATGCACATGAGTTCTCTGGCTTTTAGCAAGCTTCTGCTTGATGAAGGGCATGAGCCTATCATGCAGCTTACCTGCCGGGACAGGAACAGAATAGGGCTCCAATCTGACCTTCTGGGAGCATATGCGCTTGGAATAAGAAACATCTGCCTTATGACCGGAGACTATCCTACCTGTGGAGACCATCCGGGCTCGAAGCCTGTTTATGACGTTGACTCCGTGCAGCTCATAGAACTCGTGAGAAAACTCGACACGGGCGTCGATTTTGCAGGAAACAAACTGGACGGGGGGACCTCATTTTGTGCGGGAGCAGTTTCGGGAATAGACCCTGAAAAGACAATGCAGCTGATAAAGCTCCAGAAAAAGGTTAAATGCGGGGCGGATTTTATCCAGACGCAGGCTGTATACGATATAGGTATGTTCGAGGAGTTTATGGACGCAGTAAACTATCTTGAGGTGCCTGTAATTGCAGGTCTGATTCCTCTCAAGTCTCTGGGTATGGCTGAATTTATGAATAAAAACATCTCAGGGATTCACGTGCCCGAAGAAATTATGCTTCGAATGAAAGATGCATCATCCCCTATGGAAGAAGGGCTTTTGATAGCTTCCGAAACCATAAAGGAGCTGACAAAACTTTCGCGGGGAATTCACGTTATGCCAATAGGGTCCCATAGAAACACAGCAAGATTGCTTTCTCTGGCGGGAATTTCTCAGAAGTGA
- the cofE gene encoding coenzyme F420-0:L-glutamate ligase, whose amino-acid sequence MKMSPEITSVQMFGIKTPIIKSGDDIVQIIEASLQEACLVPVDGDIFVLAESAIGTAENRIVNLASITPGKKALSLGEKYGIDPREMELVLQECDELFGGVPGAALTITKGILSPNAGIDASNAPDGHVVLLPRDPRKSSENIRKRLEKRYSCRLGVIIGDSRTQPLRLGCTGIALGVSGFIPVEDARGSFDIYGKPLRLTYKAAADNLVSAAEILMGEAGERVPCVLIRGAPVKMVDESPEMPTISMEGCMYFGNIIKCRKEDSEKGDQ is encoded by the coding sequence ATGAAAATGAGTCCAGAAATCACTTCCGTCCAGATGTTCGGGATTAAGACCCCTATAATTAAATCAGGGGACGACATCGTACAGATTATTGAAGCTTCACTTCAGGAAGCATGTCTTGTCCCGGTTGATGGGGATATTTTTGTACTGGCTGAGTCTGCTATTGGTACGGCAGAAAACAGGATTGTCAATCTTGCCAGCATTACCCCCGGAAAAAAGGCTCTGTCCCTCGGAGAAAAGTACGGGATAGATCCCAGGGAAATGGAGCTTGTGCTTCAGGAATGTGACGAGCTCTTCGGGGGTGTTCCTGGAGCCGCACTTACCATAACAAAAGGTATTCTCTCTCCCAATGCCGGAATAGACGCCTCGAATGCTCCTGATGGTCATGTGGTCCTGCTCCCCAGAGACCCGAGAAAAAGTTCCGAGAACATACGGAAAAGGCTTGAGAAGCGTTACTCCTGCAGGCTGGGAGTGATTATAGGAGACAGCAGGACACAGCCCCTGCGGCTTGGCTGCACAGGAATTGCACTTGGAGTTTCCGGTTTTATACCTGTTGAGGACGCCAGGGGCAGTTTTGATATTTACGGAAAGCCTCTCCGCCTCACTTACAAAGCAGCGGCAGACAACCTTGTTTCTGCTGCAGAAATCCTGATGGGAGAAGCCGGAGAAAGAGTCCCCTGTGTGCTTATCCGTGGAGCTCCTGTAAAAATGGTTGACGAATCTCCTGAGATGCCCACGATCTCTATGGAAGGGTGTATGTATTTCGGCAACATTATTAAATGTCGAAAAGAAGACAGCGAGAAAGGAGATCAATAA
- a CDS encoding type I restriction endonuclease subunit R has translation MNEDQLEQLCLEWFRDNSWDVLYGPDIAPDSDNPERKDYREVILKHYLQESLEKINLHLPFNAIEQAIALVLKPESLDLITNNRAFHRLLLEGVPVEYRKDDETIHDRAFLIDFENIANNRFLAVNQFTIQGTKRPRRLDVVCFINGLPIAVLELKSPEDENVDIWDAFNQLQTYKDEISDLFVFNEALVVSDGYNARIGALTANKERFSPWRAVKNEDDKPLLEWQLETLVRGFFDREMLLDYIRFFVLFENDGGAIIKKIAGYHQFHAVREAVKATIIAAQDPKGVAEKRAKYGDEVVPGSKKAGVVWHTQGSGKSISMCCYAGKLLQQPEMNNPTLLVVTDRNDLDGQLFQTFSNAHELFKQTPVQANDRDELRQLLSERESGGIIFTTVQKFSPFEDEGAHPILNGRHNIVVISDEAHRSQYGHKGRFIKVKNKDGNVTGNKLVFGFSQYMRDALPNASFIGFTGTPIALEDKDTRSVFGDYVSIYDIQDAVDDGATVAIYYESRLAKLDLNHAEIERLSDQVEDIVEDEEDTSNREKTKGGWSRLEKLVGAEPRIRQVAADLVGHFEARTESIDGKAMIVAMSREICVHLYDAIVELRPDWHDTDPSKGTIKIVMTGSASDRELLQPHIYNKQTRKRLEKRFKDNNDPLKLVIVRDMWLTGFDVPCCHTMYIDKPMKGHNLMQAIARVNRVFKNKPGGLVVDYIGIANELKQALKTYTDARGRGEPTLRAEEAFSVLLEKMDVVHGLFHGFDYSEFVDQAYKLLVPASNHILGLDDGKKRFLDAVLAINKAYSLCGTLDEAKELRAEIAFFSAIKAAISKFTYVDKKRTQEEMNSALKQILDNAVIAEGVVDVFQLAGLEKPDIGLLSDEFLEDVRQMPYRNLAVELLEKLLKDNIKSKTSNNVVQEKKYSDRLEETLRKYNNRAIETAQVIEELIQMAKEFQEALKRNDELGLQPDEVAFYDALANNESAVRELGDEILKKIAVEITEKLRKSTIVDWQVRDSVRAKLRILVRRTLQRYKYPPDKAPEAIELVLKQAEALSNSWTN, from the coding sequence ATGAATGAAGACCAATTAGAACAACTCTGTCTCGAATGGTTCCGAGATAATAGCTGGGATGTTTTATATGGCCCTGACATTGCCCCCGATTCAGACAATCCCGAACGCAAAGATTACCGCGAGGTAATTTTAAAGCATTATCTACAGGAATCACTGGAGAAAATTAATCTCCATCTCCCTTTTAATGCCATTGAGCAAGCCATCGCTCTTGTTTTAAAGCCCGAAAGTCTGGATTTGATAACCAATAATCGCGCCTTCCACCGCCTGTTATTGGAAGGTGTACCGGTTGAATATCGTAAAGATGACGAGACGATTCACGACCGCGCTTTTTTAATTGACTTTGAAAACATTGCTAATAACCGTTTTTTAGCAGTAAATCAGTTCACCATTCAAGGAACTAAAAGACCACGCCGCCTTGATGTGGTCTGTTTTATTAACGGCTTGCCCATTGCAGTATTAGAGCTTAAAAGTCCTGAAGATGAGAACGTCGATATCTGGGATGCCTTTAATCAGCTGCAAACCTACAAAGATGAAATCAGCGACCTCTTTGTTTTTAATGAAGCACTGGTTGTAAGTGATGGTTATAACGCCCGGATTGGTGCGCTGACGGCAAACAAGGAGCGCTTTTCACCCTGGCGTGCTGTAAAAAATGAAGATGATAAGCCACTGCTGGAATGGCAGCTGGAAACCCTGGTGCGGGGTTTTTTCGACCGCGAGATGTTGCTTGATTACATCCGCTTTTTTGTGCTTTTTGAAAACGACGGTGGAGCAATCATCAAAAAAATAGCCGGTTATCACCAGTTCCATGCTGTGCGAGAAGCAGTAAAAGCCACGATTATTGCTGCACAGGACCCGAAAGGTGTGGCAGAAAAGCGCGCAAAATACGGGGATGAGGTGGTGCCCGGCAGCAAAAAGGCTGGTGTGGTGTGGCATACTCAGGGCTCGGGTAAGAGTATTTCTATGTGTTGTTATGCCGGGAAGCTGTTGCAGCAGCCGGAAATGAATAACCCGACCCTGCTGGTGGTGACGGATCGCAACGACCTGGACGGCCAGCTGTTCCAAACATTCTCCAATGCGCACGAGCTGTTTAAGCAAACACCGGTGCAGGCCAACGACCGGGATGAACTGCGCCAGTTGTTATCTGAGCGGGAATCAGGCGGCATTATTTTTACTACGGTACAAAAGTTTTCACCCTTTGAGGACGAAGGTGCCCACCCGATCTTAAACGGCCGCCACAATATTGTGGTTATTTCCGATGAGGCACACCGCAGCCAGTATGGCCATAAAGGCCGCTTTATAAAAGTAAAAAATAAAGACGGCAATGTTACAGGTAACAAACTGGTATTCGGCTTTTCCCAGTACATGCGTGATGCCCTGCCCAATGCCTCATTTATTGGTTTTACAGGTACACCGATTGCCCTTGAAGACAAAGACACACGCTCGGTATTTGGTGATTATGTTTCTATTTACGACATCCAGGATGCAGTTGACGATGGTGCAACCGTAGCCATTTATTACGAGTCCCGCCTGGCAAAGCTCGATTTAAATCATGCCGAAATTGAAAGGTTGTCCGATCAGGTTGAAGACATCGTGGAAGACGAAGAAGACACGTCTAACCGCGAGAAAACCAAAGGGGGATGGAGCCGCTTAGAAAAACTGGTGGGAGCTGAACCGCGCATTCGGCAGGTAGCTGCCGACCTGGTGGGACACTTTGAAGCACGCACGGAATCAATAGACGGCAAAGCCATGATTGTGGCCATGAGCCGGGAGATTTGCGTGCATTTATATGATGCCATTGTGGAATTGCGCCCTGATTGGCATGATACCGACCCCAGCAAAGGCACGATAAAAATTGTGATGACAGGCTCGGCATCCGATCGTGAGTTGTTACAGCCACATATCTACAACAAGCAGACCAGGAAAAGATTGGAAAAGCGTTTTAAAGATAATAACGATCCTCTCAAGCTTGTGATCGTGAGGGATATGTGGCTCACAGGTTTTGATGTGCCCTGCTGTCATACCATGTATATCGACAAACCGATGAAAGGCCACAACCTGATGCAGGCCATTGCACGGGTAAACCGGGTATTTAAAAACAAGCCTGGCGGCCTGGTAGTGGATTACATCGGCATTGCCAATGAATTAAAGCAAGCACTGAAAACCTATACCGATGCCAGAGGGAGAGGCGAGCCCACTCTACGCGCCGAAGAAGCGTTTTCGGTCTTGCTGGAAAAAATGGATGTCGTACACGGGCTTTTCCATGGTTTTGATTACAGTGAATTTGTAGACCAAGCTTACAAACTGCTGGTGCCAGCATCAAACCATATATTGGGGCTTGATGACGGTAAAAAACGCTTTTTAGATGCAGTGCTGGCGATTAACAAAGCATATTCATTATGCGGCACCCTGGACGAAGCAAAAGAACTGCGCGCAGAGATCGCTTTCTTTTCAGCCATTAAAGCCGCCATCAGTAAATTTACATACGTCGATAAAAAGCGCACCCAGGAAGAGATGAACTCGGCTCTCAAGCAGATTCTGGATAATGCCGTGATTGCCGAAGGTGTTGTCGATGTGTTCCAGCTGGCCGGGTTAGAGAAACCTGATATTGGTCTGCTGTCTGATGAGTTTTTAGAAGATGTCAGGCAGATGCCTTACCGTAATCTGGCAGTAGAGCTGCTGGAAAAATTGCTGAAAGACAACATAAAATCGAAAACCAGTAATAACGTGGTGCAGGAAAAGAAGTACAGCGACCGTTTGGAAGAAACCCTGCGTAAGTACAACAACCGTGCCATTGAGACTGCCCAGGTGATTGAAGAACTGATTCAAATGGCTAAAGAATTTCAAGAAGCACTCAAACGCAATGACGAACTTGGCCTGCAACCGGATGAAGTGGCTTTTTATGACGCCTTAGCGAACAACGAAAGTGCAGTTCGTGAGTTAGGTGATGAAATCCTCAAAAAGATCGCTGTAGAAATTACCGAGAAACTGCGTAAATCCACTATTGTAGACTGGCAGGTGCGCGATAGTGTAAGGGCTAAATTACGCATTCTTGTCCGCCGTACGTTGCAGCGCTACAAGTATCCGCCAGATAAAGCACCGGAAGCCATTGAATTAGTACTGAAGCAAGCTGAAGCACTTTCAAATTCGTGGACAAATTAA
- the trxA gene encoding thioredoxin: protein MKPMLLDFSATWCGPCRMQKPILEELEKKYGDKVEFKVVDVDENQELASKYGIHAVPTLIIQKDGTEVKRFMGVTQGSVLAAELDKLL from the coding sequence ATGAAACCGATGTTATTGGACTTTTCCGCAACATGGTGTGGACCTTGCAGAATGCAAAAACCTATTCTTGAAGAGCTCGAGAAAAAGTACGGGGATAAAGTTGAGTTTAAAGTTGTCGATGTGGATGAAAACCAGGAGCTTGCCTCAAAGTACGGCATACACGCTGTCCCGACCCTGATCATTCAGAAGGATGGGACTGAAGTGAAGCGTTTTATGGGTGTGACTCAGGGCAGTGTACTGGCTGCTGAACTCGATAAGCTTCTCTGA